One genomic segment of Candidatus Effluviviaceae Genus I sp. includes these proteins:
- a CDS encoding methyltransferase — protein MVKTSYEIVSELRSRKRVFQSTGGLPSKDRIAPATELLIEKVVLRDGDRVLDYGCGYGAVGIALADAAADLEVHMVDSDIRAVRFAQRNVRANGARNAHVVLDHTLNRFANGHFDIITISPPADASAEAVFEMVARAQPKLRHGAALYVGAKAARGAKSLMRKLIETVGPAKVVARANGDWVIRTERSPIIPPRDDDAPPRERLIEEELRARKYRFRAGAGLLPGGRLDPGTRLLIEAMELRPRHSVIDVGCGYGAVGIVAAHLASVGRIVMVDCDARAFECALANVRSHHLNHARKNGKPRVEVILGDRFDAVPGERFDRVLSCAPPHAGNDVLFPLVDDAYRHLRVHGRLYLAVVRYTAVRKHITRVFGNCRIAAESGRHVVLVAERTT, from the coding sequence ATGGTCAAGACCTCTTACGAGATCGTCTCCGAGCTCCGGAGCAGGAAGCGCGTCTTCCAGTCGACGGGCGGGCTCCCGTCGAAGGACCGCATCGCGCCCGCGACGGAGCTTCTCATCGAGAAGGTCGTTCTCAGGGACGGCGATCGCGTGCTCGACTACGGATGCGGATACGGAGCCGTGGGCATCGCGCTCGCCGACGCCGCGGCGGACCTCGAGGTCCACATGGTGGACTCCGACATCCGCGCGGTGAGGTTCGCGCAGCGCAACGTGCGCGCGAACGGAGCGAGGAATGCGCACGTCGTCCTCGACCACACGCTCAACCGCTTCGCGAACGGTCACTTCGACATCATCACGATCTCGCCGCCGGCGGACGCGAGCGCGGAGGCGGTGTTCGAGATGGTCGCGCGCGCGCAGCCGAAGCTGCGCCACGGAGCGGCGCTGTACGTCGGGGCGAAGGCCGCGCGCGGCGCAAAGAGCCTCATGCGGAAGCTCATCGAGACCGTCGGCCCGGCGAAGGTGGTGGCGCGGGCGAACGGCGACTGGGTGATACGCACCGAGCGAAGTCCGATCATCCCTCCGCGGGACGACGACGCGCCGCCGCGCGAGCGCCTGATCGAAGAGGAGCTGCGGGCGAGGAAGTACCGGTTCCGCGCGGGCGCCGGGCTTCTCCCGGGCGGACGGCTGGACCCGGGCACGCGGCTGCTCATCGAGGCGATGGAGCTGCGTCCGCGCCACTCGGTCATCGACGTCGGGTGCGGCTACGGCGCCGTCGGGATCGTCGCGGCGCACCTTGCCTCAGTGGGCCGCATCGTCATGGTGGACTGCGACGCCCGCGCGTTCGAGTGCGCGCTCGCCAACGTGCGCTCGCATCACCTCAACCACGCGCGCAAGAACGGAAAGCCGCGGGTCGAGGTCATCCTCGGCGACCGCTTCGACGCCGTTCCGGGCGAGCGTTTCGACAGGGTGCTGTCGTGCGCGCCGCCCCACGCCGGCAACGACGTCCTGTTCCCGCTCGTGGACGACGCATACCGCCACCTCCGCGTGCACGGCCGGCTCTACCTCGCGGTCGTCCGCTACACCGCGGTCCGGAAGCACATCACGAGGGTCTTCGGCAACTGCCGCATCGCCGCCGAGTCCGGGCGGCACGTCGTGCTCGTGGCCGAGCGGACGACCTAG